The nucleotide sequence ACAGATAAATTCCAATCGTAGCAAAAATGGCCGAGCCTAATAAAACGCCCGTTTGGCCGAATTGACCAATGACAGGCCCCGCGAAGAAGCGCCCTACCGCCATCAGCCCCGTCACCAACGCCAAAATCAACAAAGGTTCAGCACCACTTTTGCTCAAGATAATGGCCGTCCACTGCTGCGGACCAAACTCCGAAATGGCGGTGAATGCCATGAAAAAGAAGATGAAAATGAACAGCGGATTAAGCATTCCCCGGAAGTTGGCAGAGAGTGAGGTAGCTCCTTCTACCACGGCTTTGGGGAAGGTTTGTCCCCAGAACAGGAAAGCGTAGATCAGCGTCGGGATCATGATAATCCAGATTTGTGCCTGCCACCCCATGTCCATTTTGGTCATCGCCAGTGAAATGAGGCTACCCAACACGATACCGCCCGGAAACCACATGTGGAAACGGCTAAGCATTTTGTTCATTTTTGCGCCTGCGTACGAGTCGGCGATCATGGGATTACAGGCAGCCTCGGTACAACCGTTACCGATGCCGATGAACAGGGTAGAAAGCAACAGACCGTTATAGCCGCCCGAATAAATGGTCATAACAATGCCCAGGGTATGCATGACAAACGCCACCATCATGATGATCCGCGGCCCTACACTGTGGTAGACTATACCCCCGACGATCATGGCGATGGGGAAACCATAGAACCACATGGAGTTGATGAAGCCCAGCTGCTCGGCAGACAGTCCAAACTCTTCTCCCAATTGGGGTAGGATACCCGCTCGGATGGCAAAGGAAAAGGCCGTAGTAATGAGTGCAAAGCAACTGCCCAGAAACAGGCGATCCGCATTGACATTTTGATTCATAAGAAGTAGTCGGTTTAGTGAGAAAGGATTAGTTGGTTAAAAAAAGAGCTAGTGGTGAGTTTCGTCCAATAATTTCGTAAAAAAAAGAAATAGCCCGCATTTCTACTTATAAACGGATTGGCTATTCTGCTATTTTTTTGAACTTGCTACCTTTGTAAGTAGTAAGAGTGCGCTATGTTACTCTTTTTTCAGCAATAAAAATTTCAAAAACCTTTAACCAACCAGTAATGCCAAGAAAAATTCGCATGGGAATGGTAGGCGGCAGCACCGATGCCTTCATTGGAGCCGTGCATCGCCGAGCGGCAATCATGGATGGCGAAATCGAGCTCGTTTGTGGTGCGTTCAGCTCAAGCCCCGAAAAATCCGCCGCCACGGGCGCCGCCCTGTACCTGCCCCCCGACCGGGTGTACGCCAACTACGAGGAAATGATCCAAAAGGAAAAGGAATTACCCGAAGGCGAGCGCATGGATTTCGTCGCCATCGTAACGCCCAACCACGTACATTTCCCTCCCGCCAAGCTTGCGCTCGAAAACGGATTCCACGTGGTATGTGACAAACCCCTCACCCATACTACTGAAGACGCTGAAGCTCTGGTCAAAATTGTGGAGGAAAGTGGACTCATTTTCTGCCTTACTCATAATTACACGGGCTATCCGATGGTCAAAGAAGCCCGGGAACTAATCAAGGCTGGCGCTCTAGGCAGCATCCGTAAGGTAATCGTAGAGTACCCCCAAGGTTGGCTGTCGACGCTGGTGGAAGCTACGGGCAACAAGCAGGCATCCTGGCGTACCGATCCCGAGCGCTCTGGCGCGGCGGGCGGGCTGGGCGACATAGGTACCCACGCCGAGAATCTGGCCGAATACATCACCGGACTGAAAATAACCGAGGTATGCGCGGACCTGACCATTTTTGTCGAAGGCCGCCTGCTCGACGATGACGCCAATGTGTTGCTCCACTTCGACAACGGCGCCAAGGGAATCCTGCAAAATAGTCAGATCTGCAACGGCG is from Salmonirosea aquatica and encodes:
- a CDS encoding MFS transporter, which codes for MNQNVNADRLFLGSCFALITTAFSFAIRAGILPQLGEEFGLSAEQLGFINSMWFYGFPIAMIVGGIVYHSVGPRIIMMVAFVMHTLGIVMTIYSGGYNGLLLSTLFIGIGNGCTEAACNPMIADSYAGAKMNKMLSRFHMWFPGGIVLGSLISLAMTKMDMGWQAQIWIIMIPTLIYAFLFWGQTFPKAVVEGATSLSANFRGMLNPLFIFIFFFMAFTAISEFGPQQWTAIILSKSGAEPLLILALVTGLMAVGRFFAGPVIGQFGQTGVLLGSAIFATIGIYLFSSVTGPMAYLAAICFALGVCYFWPTMLGFVAEKVPLSGALGLSLVGGMGMFSTAIFQPFIGSWIDNHRAEMSAQGLSGDALELAAGQATLQNMTTFPIILIVAFTFLFFWVRARKAKGLHGLPESEVLQQPQL
- a CDS encoding Gfo/Idh/MocA family protein, with protein sequence MGMVGGSTDAFIGAVHRRAAIMDGEIELVCGAFSSSPEKSAATGAALYLPPDRVYANYEEMIQKEKELPEGERMDFVAIVTPNHVHFPPAKLALENGFHVVCDKPLTHTTEDAEALVKIVEESGLIFCLTHNYTGYPMVKEARELIKAGALGSIRKVIVEYPQGWLSTLVEATGNKQASWRTDPERSGAAGGLGDIGTHAENLAEYITGLKITEVCADLTIFVEGRLLDDDANVLLHFDNGAKGILQNSQICNGEENDLNIRIYGELGGLEWNQMEPNTLIHKVQGSPARLLRTGVGALSEAAQAHTRIPAGHPEGYFEAFANLYRNFALAVRARWEGKDQDPLYDFPDVYDGLRGMKFIDTVIASDKSDEKWTKFIV